One Triticum dicoccoides isolate Atlit2015 ecotype Zavitan chromosome 5B, WEW_v2.0, whole genome shotgun sequence genomic window carries:
- the LOC119306943 gene encoding protein FAF-like, chloroplastic, which yields MTVAVCHVMPALDVAPPHTHTRMPAPMTPPPRQLDMWSAIQAPATKPEPPAVKTIVGYPMATVRRSMSRESLSLCTESLGCETGTRGDFLDLASLLYAPPHSSHQSEDAVADDDSAALQEEEGQEDTTAGELRAVQYHRARPQRAFPPPLPSMSRHRGGDGGPCLRVRPHRRDGRLVLEAVAAKPQGYLHAQREGGRLKLCFVDYSSASDSVLDHQNKQQQQPDQEQMLQEKDVEEVVEDEEDEVEEEEDEVEVVDRGMLVEVVAASGKAQRCSRIVINKFVGGAPVTTDESKTIPSPSRCCRATEDELAAPTVTSGLRRVPSSTTTLAAAVAAASTGMQSDEEDEEEVEEESASLLFTSRVGDREELMQSVRRCRQLRQRPLFIVESYSIIAA from the coding sequence ATGACGGTGGCGGTGTGCCATGTCATGCCGGCGCTGGACGTCGCTCCTCCTCACACGCACACTCGCATGCCGGCGCCGATGACGCCACCGCCGCGGCAGCTAGACATGTGGAGCGCCATCCAGGCTCCGGCCACCAAGCCCGAGCCGCCGGCGGTCAAGACCATCGTCGGCTACCCGATGGCGACGGTGCGGCGGTCCATGAGCCGCGAGAGCCTCAGCCTCTGCACGGAGAGCCTCGGCTGCGAGACCGGCACCCGCGGCGACTTCCTCGACCTGGCGTCCCTCCTCTACGCGCCGCCACACTCGTCCCACCAGAGCGAGGACGCCGTCGCCGATGATGACTCAGCGGCATtgcaagaagaagaagggcaggaAGATACGACGGCTGGGGAGCTGAGGGCTGTGCAGTACCACCGCGCCCGGCCGCAGCGCGCGTTCCCCCCGCCACTGCCGTCTATGTCTCGCcaccgcggcggcgacggcgggccgTGCCTGCGGGTGCGCCCGCACCGACGCGACGGACGCCTCGTGCTCGAGGCTGTGGCCGCGAAGCCCCAGGGGTACCTCCACGCGCAGCGCGAGGGTGGCCGCCTCAAGCTCTGTTTCGTGGACTACTCCTCTGCTTCGGACTCTGTCCTCGACCACCAGAACAAGCAACAGCAACAGCCAGACCAAGAACAGATGCTGCAAGAGAAGGATGTTGAAGAAGTTGTCGAGGATGAAGAAGAtgaagtggaggaggaggaggacgaggtggaggtAGTTGACAGGGGCATgctggtggaggtggtggcggcgtccGGCAAGGCGCAGCGGTGTTCCAGGATAGTCATCAACAAGTTCGTGGGCGGCGCGCCGGTCACCACGGACGAATCGAAGACGATCCCGTCCCCATCGCGCTGCTGCAGAGCTACCGAGGACGAGTTGGCCGCTCCGACGGTGACGTCGGGGCTGCGCAGGGTGCCGTCGTCCACGACGACGCTGGCGGCCGCTGTGGCCGCCGCGTCCACTGGCATGCAgtccgacgaggaggacgaggaagaggttgAGGAGGAGAGCGCGTCGCTGCTGTTCACGTCGCGGGTGGGGGACAGGGAGGAGCTGATGCAGAGCGTGCGGCGGTGCCGGCAGCTCCGGCAGAGGCCGCTCTTCATTGTGGAGTCATACTCCATCATCGCCGCCTGA